In one Acidobacteriota bacterium genomic region, the following are encoded:
- the pyrE gene encoding orotate phosphoribosyltransferase, producing the protein MTTPREKLRHFIEEKCLLHRPEGITLASGKISNYYLDCRVAVLDPRSLPLVAEIVLERIGNLPEKPGAIGGAIVGAVPITAAVVQLSALRGTPIAGFMVRREVKTHGTQKKIENPPARGTKVVIVEDVVTTGGSTLDAIASAEEAGLKVVAVMPLVDREEGGGEAIRKRVPLASYQPLFVKSDFAALRDP; encoded by the coding sequence ATGACCACCCCGCGCGAGAAACTTCGGCATTTCATCGAGGAGAAGTGCCTCCTCCACCGTCCGGAGGGGATCACCCTGGCGTCCGGGAAGATCTCGAACTACTACCTCGATTGCCGTGTCGCGGTGTTGGACCCGCGAAGCCTTCCGTTGGTCGCGGAGATCGTGCTCGAAAGGATCGGAAACCTCCCCGAGAAGCCTGGCGCCATCGGCGGGGCCATCGTGGGCGCGGTGCCGATCACCGCCGCCGTCGTCCAGCTCAGCGCGCTCCGCGGGACGCCCATCGCGGGGTTCATGGTCCGGCGCGAGGTCAAGACGCACGGAACCCAGAAGAAGATCGAGAACCCTCCCGCCCGGGGCACGAAGGTGGTGATCGTCGAGGACGTCGTCACGACCGGCGGCTCCACGCTCGACGCGATCGCCTCGGCGGAGGAGGCCGGGCTGAAGGTCGTCGCGGTCATGCCGCTCGTCGATCGCGAGGAGGGTGGAGGCGAGGCGATTCGGAAGCGCGTCCCCCTCGCCTCGTACCAGCCGCTGTTCGTGAAATCCGACTTCGCCGCCCTGCGCGACCCGTAG
- a CDS encoding MFS transporter — translation MNDRAILYTVAFLRALATGMIGVLAGVHLARVGLTPAAIGGIVGAGLAAGAVAALVAAVAADRLGRRRMLIALSLLGAAGGALFALGEDPSLLGAAAFLGMLNGMGRDRGAALVIDQAILPATAADAERTRAFAWYNVLQDIGHALGGLAASTPAWLARSGVASEPASFRIAIGLYAAILFATAILYTGLSPAIEAAGDRRPVRLAPESRRVLVRISSLFALDSLGGGFLTAALLSFFFYERFGVGVAEIGLLFFGARVANAGSHLAAAWLAKRIGLVNTMVFTHIPSSLLLLTVAWAPSFPIAAVLFLLREGLVEMDVPTRQSYVMAMVRPEERTFASGVTNLVRMGAWAVAPSFAGLFMSGVSLAMPLFAGAGLKIGYDILLYAAFRRLKPPEEVSPAA, via the coding sequence GTGAACGACCGCGCGATCCTCTACACCGTCGCCTTCCTGCGCGCGCTCGCCACCGGAATGATCGGCGTCCTCGCCGGCGTCCACCTCGCGCGAGTCGGCCTCACCCCCGCCGCCATCGGCGGCATCGTCGGCGCGGGCCTCGCGGCCGGCGCGGTCGCCGCCCTCGTCGCCGCCGTCGCGGCCGATCGCCTCGGCCGGCGGCGGATGCTCATCGCCCTCTCGCTCCTGGGCGCGGCGGGCGGCGCGCTCTTCGCGCTGGGCGAGGACCCGAGCCTGCTCGGCGCGGCCGCGTTCCTCGGCATGCTCAACGGGATGGGGCGCGATCGCGGCGCCGCGCTCGTGATCGATCAGGCGATTCTCCCGGCCACGGCCGCGGACGCCGAAAGAACGCGCGCCTTCGCGTGGTACAACGTGCTCCAGGACATCGGCCACGCCCTCGGCGGCCTCGCGGCCTCGACGCCGGCCTGGCTCGCCCGATCCGGCGTCGCCTCCGAACCGGCGTCGTTCCGGATCGCGATCGGCCTCTACGCGGCGATCCTGTTCGCCACGGCCATCCTCTACACCGGGCTCTCGCCGGCGATCGAGGCCGCGGGGGATCGTCGCCCGGTCCGCCTCGCCCCCGAGAGCCGCCGCGTGCTCGTCCGCATCTCCTCCCTCTTCGCCCTCGACAGCCTCGGCGGGGGCTTTCTCACGGCCGCGCTCCTCTCCTTCTTCTTCTACGAGCGCTTCGGAGTCGGCGTCGCCGAGATCGGGCTCCTCTTCTTCGGCGCGCGGGTCGCGAACGCAGGCTCTCATCTGGCCGCGGCCTGGCTCGCGAAGCGGATCGGCCTCGTCAACACGATGGTTTTCACGCACATCCCGTCGAGCCTCCTCCTGCTCACCGTGGCGTGGGCTCCGTCGTTTCCGATCGCGGCCGTGCTCTTCCTGCTCCGGGAGGGGCTCGTCGAAATGGACGTCCCGACGCGCCAGTCGTACGTGATGGCCATGGTCCGCCCCGAGGAGAGGACGTTCGCCTCCGGCGTCACGAACCTGGTGAGGATGGGGGCGTGGGCGGTGGCCCCCTCGTTCGCGGGGCTCTTCATGTCGGGGGTGTCGCTCGCGATGCCGCTCTTCGCCGGCGCCGGGCTCAAGATCGGCTACGACATCCTGCTCTACGCGGCCTTCCGCCGCCTGAAGCCTCCGGAGGAGGTGTCGCCCGCCGCCTGA
- a CDS encoding ATP-dependent Clp protease ATP-binding subunit, whose product MREVSKLDLPDREGVERRIREAVRNLDPELRMDELELTHLTDIVTNHALLLNDLYSGRRLDQIMGQEPSAVFHSISELSRRDDEIPADAIHQIRSIPDDVRVVGDKCLYDVGLFGRQDYQGLDLRQLGVRCYHLASDLLQHLADDRRLRDYFRQNRMGPMPIEEEVVFLKQCASRFGVYANLLRGLKIFEPIGSSSTSGSVSAPAVTRTAPAPPLSPPLDPDALIDEVVPPRETRGGSKAPLAERADPRSPQVLGAEALPRRDLLSLYERLVLFSNLDVPALRAELNRVVVDQPDAVSALCDELSLYATGTQNLNRPASFFLVGPTGVGKNHLAECLVRALQGRWGIEVPFLLLEGPQYTYPSDINELKGAARGFIRSDEEGILTEFYERASGAPLSVILIDEVEKSHPQLRKFFLGLMDRGTTMDNHGDTLHFVNTLFIYTSNIGYSRLQTSTQPIGFGDAAAADEFKHREVVQDLKKVLSPEFVNRVSVIRFRPLSRASVERIFDLEFEKIANRYREMQGIALGLTPAAREEMIRQGYSPEYGARPLARLINSVCNIEVSKRLKRDESRDIRETAELLGWLREAREGKRALDPVTLARVLEQARVHVSYSTLAIDWDGAAFSYTPTGRPH is encoded by the coding sequence ATGAGGGAGGTCTCGAAGCTCGATCTTCCCGACAGGGAAGGGGTCGAACGGAGAATCCGCGAGGCTGTCCGCAATCTGGATCCCGAGCTCCGGATGGATGAGCTGGAGCTGACGCATCTCACCGACATCGTCACGAATCACGCGCTGCTCCTGAACGACCTGTACAGCGGCCGCCGGCTCGACCAGATCATGGGGCAGGAGCCGAGCGCCGTCTTCCACTCGATCTCGGAGCTGTCGCGCCGCGATGACGAGATCCCGGCCGACGCGATCCACCAGATCCGCAGCATCCCCGACGACGTCCGCGTCGTCGGCGACAAGTGCCTCTACGACGTCGGCCTCTTCGGCCGCCAGGACTACCAGGGGCTCGACCTCCGGCAGCTCGGCGTGAGGTGCTACCACCTCGCGTCGGATCTCCTCCAGCACCTCGCCGACGACCGCCGCCTCCGCGACTACTTCCGGCAGAACCGGATGGGGCCCATGCCGATCGAGGAGGAGGTCGTCTTCCTGAAGCAGTGCGCCTCGCGTTTCGGAGTCTACGCGAACCTCCTCCGGGGCCTGAAGATCTTCGAGCCCATCGGATCGTCGAGCACGAGCGGCTCCGTGAGCGCCCCCGCCGTGACGCGAACGGCCCCCGCGCCTCCGCTGTCGCCGCCGCTCGACCCCGATGCGCTCATCGACGAGGTCGTGCCTCCGCGCGAGACGCGCGGCGGTTCGAAGGCGCCCCTCGCGGAGCGCGCCGACCCTCGATCGCCGCAGGTCCTCGGGGCGGAGGCCCTTCCGAGGCGGGACCTCCTGTCCCTCTACGAGCGCCTCGTCCTCTTCTCGAACCTCGACGTGCCGGCCCTTCGCGCCGAGCTGAACCGCGTGGTCGTCGATCAGCCCGACGCGGTCTCGGCGCTGTGCGACGAGCTCTCGCTGTACGCGACGGGGACGCAGAACCTGAACCGCCCCGCGTCGTTCTTCCTGGTCGGGCCGACGGGAGTCGGGAAGAACCACCTCGCCGAGTGCCTGGTGCGGGCTCTCCAGGGGAGATGGGGGATCGAGGTCCCGTTCCTCCTCCTCGAGGGGCCGCAGTACACGTACCCCTCCGACATCAACGAGCTGAAGGGGGCGGCCCGCGGCTTCATCCGCAGCGACGAGGAGGGGATCCTCACCGAGTTCTACGAGCGGGCCTCCGGGGCGCCGCTCTCCGTCATCCTGATCGACGAAGTCGAGAAGTCGCACCCGCAGCTCCGGAAGTTCTTCCTCGGGCTGATGGATCGCGGCACGACGATGGACAACCACGGCGACACGCTCCACTTCGTCAACACGCTCTTCATCTATACGTCGAACATCGGCTACTCGCGCCTCCAGACCTCGACGCAGCCGATAGGGTTCGGCGACGCGGCCGCCGCGGACGAGTTCAAGCACCGCGAGGTCGTGCAGGATCTCAAGAAGGTGCTCAGCCCGGAGTTCGTGAACCGGGTCAGCGTCATCCGTTTCCGCCCGCTCTCGAGGGCGTCGGTCGAGCGCATCTTCGACCTCGAGTTCGAGAAGATCGCCAACCGGTACCGGGAGATGCAGGGGATCGCCCTCGGCCTGACCCCCGCGGCGCGGGAGGAGATGATCCGCCAGGGGTACAGCCCCGAGTACGGCGCGCGGCCGCTGGCGCGCCTCATCAACTCGGTGTGCAACATCGAGGTCAGCAAGCGCCTCAAGCGCGACGAGAGCCGCGACATCCGCGAGACGGCCGAGCTCCTCGGCTGGCTGCGAGAGGCGCGCGAGGGAAAGAGGGCGCTCGACCCGGTGACGCTCGCCCGCGTCCTCGAGCAGGCGCGCGTCCACGTGAGCTACTCGACGCTCGCCATCGACTGGGACGGCGCCGCGTTCAGCTACACGCCGACCGGGAGGCCCCACTGA